Below is a genomic region from Gemmatimonadales bacterium.
GAGATGTGGTGGACGAGGCGGCGCTGGTCGAGGCCCTTGCGGCCGGCCGCCTCGCCGGCGCCGCGCTCGACGTCTACGAGAAGGAGCCGCAGGTCACGCCCGCGCTCCTCGCCATGGAGAACGTGGTCCTGCTTCCCCACCTCGGCAGCGCTACCCGGGAGACCCGTGTGGCCATGGGCCGCCGCGCCGTCGAGAACCTTCGCCTCTTCTTCAACGGATCGCCCCTCCGCGATCGCGTCGTGTGACCCACACGGCCATCGAGCCGTTCACCGCCACGGACCTGCCGGAATCGCCGGACCCCGTCGCGGCCAGCGCGGCGCATTACGCCAACGAAGTCGTCGACCTGCTCTCCGGGCTGTTGCTGAGCCTGGTGCGCCAGCGGGCGCCCGATGTCGAGCCGGTGCTCCGGGGGGAGCGCCCCCCGGCCGAGCTGAGTCCCGAGCTGCTGGCCCGCACCCTCCAGGTGCAGGGGATCTGGTTCCAGCTGCTCAATATCGCGGAGCAGAACGCGGCCATGCGCCGCCGCCGGCAGATCGAGGCGGAGCGGGGATACGAGCAGGTCCGAGGCACCTTCGCCCAGATCATCGCCGAAGCGGCGGTCTCCCGGGTGCCCGCCGATGCCCTGCGCACCTTGCTCGAGCGACTGCGGGTCCGGCCCGTTCTCACCGCCCATCCCACCGAAGCCAAGCGGGTCACCGTCCTGGAGAAGCATCGGCGGATTTATCGCCGACTGGTGGACCTCGAGTCACCCCGCTGGACGCCGCGTGAGCGCCAGTCGCTGATCGATGGGCTCCGGAATGAGATCGAGCTCCTCTGGCTGACCGGTGAGCTCCGCCTCTCCAAGCCGACGGTGCCCCAGGAGGTGTTCTGGGGACTGCACTTCTTCAACGAGACCCTGTTCGAAGCGGTGCGAGAGCTGCTGGAGAAGACGGAGCGGGTGCTGGCCCAGTATTACCCGGGCGAGCAATTCGTGGTGCCGCCATTCTTCCAGTTCGGCAGTTGGATCGGCGGCGACCGGGACGGCAATCCCTTCGTCACCAACGAGGTCACTCACAGCACGCTGCTGGAGAACCGGCTCACCAGTCTGCGCCGCTACCGGCAGCGGGTGGAGGAGCTGGTCCGGGCGCTCAGCATCACCGAGCGCGCCGCCCCCCCGTCGGATCGGTTCCGGACCGCCCTGGAGCGGGAGCTCGAGGTCACCGGCGAGGCCGAGACGATCGCCGCGCGGAACCCGGGCGAGCTGCTCCGCCAGTATCTCGTCTGCATGGTGCGCCGGCTGGCGGTGATGATCGCCGCCACCGAGCGGGGCGATACCCGGGTCGATCCCGCCGGATACGCCTCGGCCGATGCGTTGATCGCGGATCTCACCTTGATCGAGGACGAGCTGACCAGCGGCAGCCGCCCCGAGCTCGCCAGCGCGATCGTTCGGCCGGTGCGGCGGGAGGTGGAGTCGTTCCGCTTCAGCACGGTCCGGCTCGACGTCCGGGAGAACACCACCAAGCTCAATGCGGCGCTGCAGGACCTCTGGCGCGCCATGACCGGATCGGCAGGCGACCCGCCCGACGACGCCTGGCGTGGATGGGTCGCGGGCGAGCTGACGCGGCCGCTGGTGCCGGGGGAACCGTCGTGCGCGCTTTCCTCGGAGTCGGAGGAGACGCTGGGGATGTTCTCTCTGGTGCGGCGGCTTCGCGAGGAGATCGATCGGGAGGCGTTCGGCGCCTTCGTGCTCAGCATGACCCGAAGCGTGAGCGACGTGCTGGGAGCGTATCTCCTGGCCAAGCACGCCGGGCTCTTCGCCGACACGGCGGGCGTCGAGAGCTGCACCCTACCCATCGTGCCACTGTTCGAGACCATCGACGACCTGCAGCGGGCCCCGGCGATCATGCGCGAACTCCTCGGCGTGCCCCTCGTGCGCCGCAGCGTGCGGGCCCAGGGCGGCGTGCAGGAGGTGATGATCGGCTACTCTGACTCCAACAAGGACGGGGGTTTTCTCACCTCGAACTGGGAGCTGTACAAGGCCCAGATCAAGCTGACCCGGCTGGGGAAAGAGATCGGGGTGCCGATCGCCTTCTTTCATGGCCGCGGCGGCTCGGTCAGCCGGGGTGGGGCGCCCACCGGGCGGGCGATCGCGGCGCAGCCGGCCGGCTCGATCCAGGGCCGCATGCGGATCACCGAGCAGGGCGAGGTGGTCTCGTTCAAGTATGCCAACCGGGGTACGGCCCAGTACCAGATCGAGCTGCTCGCCGCCAGCGTGTTCGAGCATACCCTCAAGTCGGAGCGGGAGCAGGCCCTGGCACCCACGGCCGAGTTCGATGAGGCGATGGAGGCGCTGTCCGGCGCCGCGCAGGCGGCCTACCGGCAGCTCATCGATCATCCCGACCTGCTGGCCTACTACCAGGCCGCGAGCCCGCTGGAAGAGATCTCACTGCTCAACCTCGGTTCCCGGCCGGCCCGGCGCTTCGGGGCGCGATCGCTCAGCGATCTCAGGGCCATTCCCTGGGTCTTCGCCTGGTCGCAGAACCGGCACTTCGTGCCCGGCTGGTTCGGGGTGGGCACCGGCCTGCTCACATTTCTTC
It encodes:
- a CDS encoding phosphoenolpyruvate carboxylase, with protein sequence MTHTAIEPFTATDLPESPDPVAASAAHYANEVVDLLSGLLLSLVRQRAPDVEPVLRGERPPAELSPELLARTLQVQGIWFQLLNIAEQNAAMRRRRQIEAERGYEQVRGTFAQIIAEAAVSRVPADALRTLLERLRVRPVLTAHPTEAKRVTVLEKHRRIYRRLVDLESPRWTPRERQSLIDGLRNEIELLWLTGELRLSKPTVPQEVFWGLHFFNETLFEAVRELLEKTERVLAQYYPGEQFVVPPFFQFGSWIGGDRDGNPFVTNEVTHSTLLENRLTSLRRYRQRVEELVRALSITERAAPPSDRFRTALERELEVTGEAETIAARNPGELLRQYLVCMVRRLAVMIAATERGDTRVDPAGYASADALIADLTLIEDELTSGSRPELASAIVRPVRREVESFRFSTVRLDVRENTTKLNAALQDLWRAMTGSAGDPPDDAWRGWVAGELTRPLVPGEPSCALSSESEETLGMFSLVRRLREEIDREAFGAFVLSMTRSVSDVLGAYLLAKHAGLFADTAGVESCTLPIVPLFETIDDLQRAPAIMRELLGVPLVRRSVRAQGGVQEVMIGYSDSNKDGGFLTSNWELYKAQIKLTRLGKEIGVPIAFFHGRGGSVSRGGAPTGRAIAAQPAGSIQGRMRITEQGEVVSFKYANRGTAQYQIELLAASVFEHTLKSEREQALAPTAEFDEAMEALSGAAQAAYRQLIDHPDLLAYYQAASPLEEISLLNLGSRPARRFGARSLSDLRAIPWVFAWSQNRHFVPGWFGVGTGLLTFLQVRGERGATLVRRMFDDSRLFRLIVDEVEKTLSYVDLGVAREYAELVPDERVRESVFGVIEEEYHRTVQAVLRISGDAGLAQRFPRFRRKLARRLPMLNQISRQQIELLRRFRESGGDRTQEEQLSALLLSINCIAAGFGATG